From the genome of Spinacia oleracea cultivar Varoflay chromosome 2, BTI_SOV_V1, whole genome shotgun sequence, one region includes:
- the LOC130468068 gene encoding uncharacterized protein: MAKNRGKSKFVVGSSSERENVPSGRLPKTSRGRPSERPVERRSTGWDASKDDVVGGSSVSERATSGKKAGSSGVRRSYPEFPVHWTEADPQGKYAPILHETTKIDGPLEKSVSGDWLVEAKLGHYHRRAEELYGIQHALGYWCELPDQERPRVTHPPRGFISVYTHHLENGLRFPLDPFISELLVSYNISLAQLTPKSMRHIIGFRWVCDFINFPCSVAVFRDLHDLSFNHASKGDGYGWWTIINKRSRRKGEPNYITAYPYLSSDHNWKTEWLFVRVPTDPKHPHFYRPPKWFVTPDPDMRSVAAPDRNHHHYVDLLQWFLAREDNYKLPSNWLPNLNYILREDILAVAGLSRIFDREYGFSCVDPVVLGISLDLKTIHDSAPDYKFGKENPRNPRLKDYVLSPSGVARISEVRADPWDSASSPEAVPVKVVLPDLRTTSDPDQRKRKSSTLLRPSAHPKKAKADQSSEKEVVSEVMPPPKNLLHFMPLPGQKLKSVVVVEPPPVDQPLAEEDTIPSPLKPSAALGIEIQDITKVMEAIEADLVPGSDVPIVAEQKEEAADVSLEREKSPDKEMVDLTEAHVEVPEAEKEEPEQGLTRKRRHSTLGSTSTSALDRLIHADPCSDVPLKRIPEEVREAMARYARAPVLGENPMAHVGSLVGPEAARENLLRANPQWRVPGAEERNPAMMAQYYLNEAVFWSSFASECSSVEERQLRRYQEAYARDIPVLDQKAGQLMAEMVDLKQLYLQYSREAREAAEQIGAEVGRLTFQVEEDAEKIASFDRERKEMAAKFASELEEKDSLLKEMTSKFEAAIKQSQEAEARLQQFIKHREIVQNQADKVPVLQLKIREKDAAIRKLEQERVDLYTADQCREQYWNGILGARRMFAKHMPHFPWNEKVPLWMRAQDHLVECQADRDEAEAERQAALAEARAQKAASEGDTTAGGSSKDAPLGDAPETPKS, translated from the exons atggcaaagaataggggcaagagcaagttcgtcgttggttcctctagtgagagggagaacgtgccttcgggaaggttaccgaaaacttcgaggggtcggccttcggagaggccagtggagaggcgttcgactggttgggatgcttcgaaagatgatgttgttggcgggtctagcgtgtctgaacgcgcaacttctggtaaAAAGGCTGGCTCTTCGGGTGTGCGCCGCTcctaccctgagtttccagttcattggactgaagctgatccgcagggtaagtatgccccgattctgcatgagaccactaagatcgatggtcccttggaaaaatcggtcagtggtgactggttggtggaggcgaagctggggcattaccatcggagggccgaagagttatacggaatccagcacgccttggggtactggtgcgagcttcccgaccaggagcgtcctcgggtgactcatccgccgagggggttcatctctgtgtatactcatcatttggagaacggcctccgctttcctttggatcccttcatatccgagctcctggtgtcgtataacatcagtttggcccagcttacccccaaatctatgaggcacatcatcggatttagatgggtgtgcgattttattaactttccatgctctgttgccgtgtttcgggatctgcacgatctgtctttcaaccacgcttccaagggggatgggtatggttggtggaccattatcaacaaaagatcccgaagaaagggggagccgaactatattacggcctacccttacctcagctctgatcataactggaagacggagtggttgttcgttcgtgtgccgacagatccgaagcatccacatttttaccgccctccgaagtggtttgtgactcctgatcctgatatgcgaagcgtggctgctccggatcggaaccatcaccactacgtggatctcctccagtggtttttggctcgggaggacaactacaaattgccgtccaactggctcccgaacctcaactatatcttgcgggaggacattcttgctgttgccggtctcagcaggatttttgacaggg agtacggcttcagctgcgttgatcctgtggtcttgggtatttctttggatctgaagaccattcacgactcggcccctgattataagttcgggaaggagaatcctcgtaatcctcgcttgaaggattacgtgctgtctccgtcgggtgtcgctcggatatctgaagttcgagctgatccgtgggattctgcctcttctcccgaagctgttccagtgaaagtcgtgctccctgatttgaggacaacctcggatccg gatcagcgcaaaaggaagagcagcactcttttgaggccttctgcgcatccgaagaaggcgAAAGCTGATCAGtcttcggagaag gaagtggtttcggaagtcatgcctcctcccaaaaacctccttcacttcatgcccttgcccgggcagaagttgaagagtgtggtggttgtggAACCGCCTCCCGTGGACCAACCGctggctgaggaagataccatcccttctccgctgaagccgtctgctgctttagggatcgagatccaggatataaccaaggtgatggaggcaattgaagccgaccttgttcctggctcggatgtccctattgtggccgagcagaaggaagaagctgctgacgtttctctcgaaagggagaaaagtccggataaggagatggtggatctcaccgaagctcacgtagaggttcccgaagctgagaaggaggaacccgagcagggtctgacgaggaagaggcgtcATTCGACCTTGGGCTCcacttcgacctcggccctggatagactgatccacgctgacccttgctcggatgttccgctgaaacggatccccgaggaggtaagggaagcgatggctcgctatgccagagctccggttttgggggagaaccccatggctcacgtgggatctttggtgggtcccgaagctgcacgggagaatcttcttcgggccaacccgcagtggagggttcctggagctgaggagaggaacccagctatgatggcccaatattatctgaatgag gctgttttctggtcctcgttcgcttccgagtgtagctcggttgaggaaaGGCAGCTGAGGAggtatcaggaggcttatgctcgtgatatccctgtcttggaccagaaggctgggcagctcatggccgagatggtggacctcaagcaactgtaccttcagtacagtcgtgaggctagggaAGCGGCGGAacagatcggggccgaagttgggaGGCTCACTTTCCAagttgaagaggatgctgaaaagatagcttccttcgacagggagaggaaagaaatggccgccaagtttgcgagcgaacttgaagaaaaagacagtcttctcaaggagatgacgtctaaatttgaggcggccattaagcagagccaggaagcggaggcgaggcttcagcagtttATCAAGCACCGGGAGATTGTTCAgaatcaagctgacaaggtgcccgttctccagctgaagatccgagagaaagatgctgccattcggaagttggagcaagagagagttgacctctacactgctgatcagtgtagagagcaatactggaatggcatcctgggtgctcggcggatgttcgcgaagcacatgcctcatttcccttggaatgagaaggttccgctctggatgagggcccaggatcacttggtggagtgccaggccgatcgagacgaagctgaagctgaacgccaagctgctcttgcagaggctcgggcccagaaggcggcttccgaaggtgatactactgctgggggttcttcgaaggatgctcctctgggggatgctcctgagactcccaagagctag
- the LOC110790226 gene encoding F-box/kelch-repeat protein At3g61590 yields the protein MDRRDTWVSHYQYGSVFNPVKFDPFSDVNDEVNKDVVSVDSILPDDVLERILAYLPVASIFRAGCVCKRWNDIVTSKRFLWNFSVHVISHKPWYFMFTNTDESFGYSYDPGHKKWYGIDLPYFVTSNWFVASSFGLVCFMNNDSRSELHVYNPITKCSKKLIEPSGVKFSDYSALTISVDKTSYNYNVCIVKSKQVPDNFYEWDLSIHIYSSETKKWVSPLTEILNGWRAGDESVICDGVLYFLLYSTGGGTPDNRHGLIKYNLSSRSSNGIGILMRNFIPAPCSLTCGRLMNLKEKLVMVGGIGKQDRSDIIKGIGIWVLNGNEWLEVARMPHKYFQGFGEFDDVFASSGTEDLIYIQSYGAPALLLFDMKQKQWRWSQKCPVTKRFPLHLFTGFCFEPRLEVSP from the coding sequence ATGGATAGAAGAGATACATGGGTTAGCCATTATCAGTATGGCTCTGTATTTAACCCTGTCAAATTCGATCCGTTTTCTGATGTTAACGACGAAGTTAACAAAGACGTAGTGTCTGTAGACTCAATTCTTCCAGATGATGTATTGGAGAGGATTCTGGCCTATCTCCCTGTCGCGAGCATTTTCAGGGCAGGTTGTGTTTGCAAGAGATGGAACGACATAGTGACATCCAAACGTTTTTTATGGAATTTCTCTGTCCATGTTATATCGCATAAACCCTGGTATTTCATGTTTACCAACACTGATGAATCTTTTGGGTATTCCTATGATCCTGGCCATAAGAAGTGGTATGGAATTGACCTTCCTTACTTTGTTACTTCCAATTGGTTCGTTGCTTCGTCTTTCGGCCTTGTTTGTTTCATGAACAATGATAGCAGAAGTGAGCTTCATGTTTACAACCCCATCACCAAATGCAGCAAGAAGCTCATTGAGCCTTCAGGGGTTAAATTCTCTGATTATAGTGCACTCACAATATCTGTGGATAAGACCTCTTACAACTACAATGTCTGTATTGTGAAATCAAAACAAGTACCGGACAACTTCTACGAATGGGACCTCTCCATTCATATCTACAGCTCGGAAACGAAGAAGTGGGTTTCGCCACTCACGGAAATCTTAAACGGCTGGAGAGCGGGTGATGAGAGTGTGATTTGTGACGGTGTTCTCTACTTCTTGCTTTACTCTACGGGAGGTGGAACGCCTGATAATCGCCATGGACTGATCAAATACAATCTCTCAAGCCGCTCATCCAACGGCATTGGTATACTAATGAGAAATTTCATTCCAGCCCCTTGCTCATTAACGTGTGGTCGGTTGATGAACCTAAAGGAGAAGTTGGTAATGGTTGGAGGGATCGGGAAGCAAGATCGCTCCGATATAATCAAAGGGATCGGTATATGGGTGTTGAACGGAAACGAATGGCTAGAAGTAGCTCGGATGCCTCATAAGTACTTTCAAGGGTTCGGAGAGTTTGATGATGTTTTCGCAAGTAGCGGAACTGAAGATCTGATATACATCCAAAGCTATGGTGCACCAGCATTGCTTTTGTTTGATATGAAGCAAAAGCAATGGAGATGGTCACAGAAATGTCCTGTTACAAAGAGGTTCCCTCTTCATCTTTTCACTGGTTTTTGCTTTGAACCTAGGCTTGAAGTTTCTCCTTAA
- the LOC110788979 gene encoding phosphatidylinositol 4-phosphate 5-kinase 10: MALLRKQLSFSSTSFKSSRTTNIHYPLNSSLPPGTITEFVWKDYSPTLFRNIQELANVSNDDYRLSVCNHEVLMELIVRGCGKPFYVPHDDRFVIKTLRKSEAKVLMEMLPSYYGHIQMYENSLLAKYYGLHAARPGSGGSKVYFVVMENLLRTDLQMHKRYDLKGSSQGRSATKNGTQPRLTLKDLEFDLRFYLNPLIRTQILEQIKLDCKYLEEQGIMDYSLLLGLHIDNPKRDSAKGRKGMENEDPEAYYSRDPNRGNNTRFGAKVEARAMKIPQSEPKASPSDGSKSRRIQEPINVYLFLGIIDFLQSYNVIKRLEHAYKSLQYDSKTISSVNPNFYATRFQDFLRKVFIADESAG, translated from the exons ATGGCCTTGCTTAGGAAGCAGCTTTCGTTTTCATCCACGAGCTTTAAATCCTCAAGAACTACTAACATACACTACCCTTTAAATTCAAGTCTACCACCTGGTACTATCACTGAATTCGTCTGGAAAGATTACAGCCCCACCCTTTTCAg AAATATACAAGAGCTCGCAAATGTCAGCAACGATGATTACAGGTTATCAGTGTGTAACCACGAAGTTCTCATGGAATTGATAGTACGTGGCTGTGGTAAGCCATTCTATGTACCTCATGATGACCGCTTTGTCATTAAAACCTTGCGCAAATCTGAGGCTAAG GTTCTGATGGAAATGCTTCCGAGTTACTATGGTCATATTCAGATGTATGAAAATTCCCTCTTAGCTAAGTACTATGGCCTTCATGCAGCAAGACCTGGTTCTGGAGGTTCTAAG GTGTATTTTGTGGTAATGGAGAACTTGTTACGAACAGATTTGCAAATGCACAAACGGTATGATCTGAAAGGGTCTTCACAAGGAAGAAGTGCTACTAAAAATGGAACTCAACCAAGATTAACATTAAAAGATTTAGAATTCGATCTCCGCTTCTATCTCAATCCTTTAATTCGGACTCAGATCCTAGA ACAAATAAAACTAGACTGCAAATATTTGGAGGAGCAAGGAATCATGGATTACAGTCTTTTGCTTGGGTTACATATAGATAATCCAAAGCGAG ATTCAGCTAAAGGGCGGAAGGGAATGGAAAATGAGGATCCGGAAGCTTATTATAGCCGAGACCCTAACAG GGGTAACAACACAAGATTTGGAGCAAAAGTTGAAGCACGGGCGATGAAAATACCTCAAAGTGAACCGAAAGCAAGCCCATCTGACGGTAGCAAATCCAGGAGAATACAAGAGCCCATAAATGTCTACTTATTTCTTGGAATTATTGATTTCTTACAAAGCTACAACGTCATCAAAAGACTCGAACATGCTTACAAGTCGTTGCAGTATGATTCCAAGACTATCTCATCTGTTAATCCTAATTTTTATGCAACTCGCTTTCAGGATTTCCTTCGTAAAGTATTCATTGCCGATGAGTCGGCCGGGTAG